One Hemibagrus wyckioides isolate EC202008001 linkage group LG09, SWU_Hwy_1.0, whole genome shotgun sequence DNA segment encodes these proteins:
- the stxbp5b gene encoding syntaxin-binding protein 5 isoform X8, producing MKKFNIRKVLDGLTAVSSSSSSSSASTQPVNKENDVIQETLQSEHFQLCKTVRHGFPYQPSAMAFDPVQKILAIGTQTGALRLFGRAGVECYCQHESGSAVIQLQFLINEGALVSGLADDSIHLWNLRQKIPAILHSLKFTRERITFCHLPFQSKWLYIGTERGNIHIVNVESFTLSGYVIMWNKAIELSSKTHPGPVVHISDNPMDEGKLLIGFECGIVVLWDLKSKKADYRYSYDEAIHSVAWHHEGKQFVCSHSDGTLTTWNIRSPAKPAQIITPHGKQPKDGKKPEPCKPILKVEYKTTRAGDPFMILSGGLSYDTVGRRACLTVMHGKSTAVLEMDYPIVDFLTLCETPYPNDYQEPYAVVALLEKDLVVIDLTQTGYPIFENPYPLTIHESPVTCCEYFADCPDELIPALYSVGSRQKRQGYSKKEWPISGGNWGQGTQSYPEIIITGHADGSVKFWDASALMLQVLYKLKTAKVFEKARNKEEKPSTDIVDEDPFAIQSLSWCPESRMLCVAGVSAHVIVYRFSKQEVTTEEVQLLEVRMQCELNDVDSPDGGGDHASAVSTPGTSSSPQSSVPQTHLSTSSNNSTDGLRDNVPCLKVRNTPLKQSPGYQVELVIQLVWVSGEPPQQITSLAVNSAYGLVVFGNGNGLVVVDYLQKTLLLNVSTAELYGSSDPHQRQPRSPRKARQPSGDNLHRKSCMSGLSNFYSESVKKLRSSYLSLCDGHDGSTALEDRCKSPTSGCISSDSPCHSDDDSKQNFFEKVKLKSRLLSKSVANDFAKMSWKFSLAADQKQDDAKDNSFSRSRSSSMTSIDKESREVISSLHFCDSLSRKSDVAASPSLWVGTSVGTMLAITFNVPSTPEQRLQQTVGVSFSGSVIRLKGGILHMALMDSSGSLQPPASECWYDLNAPEEEREKTRRRRPASPPSSMENQDTHYVVVCSEKQAKVVALPSQNCVFEHNITETSYVLRADVVVMPAGICIACFCANGHIMTLSLPSLRPLLDVNYLPLTDMRIARTFCFSNQGQALYLTSPTEIQRITYSQETCDNLQEMLGELFTPVETPEAPNKGFFKGLFGGGAQSLDREDLFGELSAGKASRSLAQHIPGPGSMEGMKGAASGVVGELARARIALDERGQKLGELEERTAAMMASADSFSKHAHDVMLKYKDKKWYQL from the exons CTTTGGCCGTGCCGGTGTAGAATGTTACTGCCAGCATGAGAGCGGCTCGGCTGTCATCCAGCTGCAGTTTCTCATCAATGAG GGGGCGCTGGTGAGTGGTTTGGCTGATGACAGCATTCATTTATGGAATCTGAGGCAAAAAATCCCAGCTATTCTCCACTCCCTTAAATTCACCAGGGAGAG GATCACGTTTTGCCATCTGCCCTTCCAGAGTAAATGGCTTTACATCGGAACAGAAAGAGGGAACATTCATATTGTCAATGTGGAGTCCTTCACCCTCTCAGGCTATGTCATCATGTGGAACAAAGCCATtgaact CTCTTCGAAAACACACCCTGGTCCTGTGGTACATATCAGTGATAATCCTATGGATGAGGGAAAG CTTTTGATTGGTTTTGAGTGTGGTATTGTTGTGCTGTGGGACTTGAAATCAAAGAAAGCTGACTACCGCTACAGCTATGATGAG GCGATCCACTCAGTGGCCTGGCACCATGAGGGGAAAcagtttgtgtgcagtcatTCAGATGGTACACTTACCACATGGAATATACGCTCTCCTGCCAAACCGGCACAGATCATTACACCACATG GCAAGCAGCCTAAGGATGGAAAAAAGCCAGAGCCATGCAAACCCATTCTGAAAGTTGAATACAAAACAACTAGAGCTGG GGATCCTTTTATGATACTGTCTGGAGGTCTTTCATATGATACAGTTGGACGCAGGGCCTGCTTGACTGTAATGCATGGAAAAAGCACTGCTGTACTGGAGATGGACTATCCCATTGTGGATTTCCTAACTCTGTGTGAAACTCCCTATCCGAATG ATTATCAAGAGCCTTATGCTGTAGTGGCCCTGCTGGAGAAGGATCTAGTAGTTATTGACCTCACACAAACTGG GTACCCCATCTTTGAAAACCCATATCCTCTGACCATCCACGAGTCTCCAGTGACCTGCTGTGAATACTTTGCTGACTGTCCTGATGAACTAATCCCTGCACTTTACTCTGTGGGATCCAGGCAAAAGAGACAGGGCTACAGCAAAAAG GAATGGCCTATAAGTGGTGGTAATTGGGGCCAGGGCACACAAAGCTATCCAGAGATCATTATCACAGG ACACGCTGATGGATCAGTCAAATTTTGGGATGCCTCTGCAT TAATGCTACAGGTGTTGTACAAGCTAAAAACAGCCAAGGTGTTTGAAAAAGCTCGTAACAAGGAGGAGAAGCCCAGCACAGACATAGTGGATGAAGACCCTTTTGCCATCCAGAGTCTGTCCTGGTGCCCAGAGAGCCGCATGCTGTGTGTGGCTGGAGTCTCTGCTCACGTCATTGTTTACCGGTTcagcaaacaggaagtaaccACAGAGGAGGTTCAG CTGTTGGAGGTACGGATGCAGTGTGAGCTGAATGACGTAGACTCTCCGGATGGTGGAGGGGACCATGCATCAGCTGTATCTACACCCGGGACTTCATCCAGCCCTCAGTCCAGCGTACCCCAAACACACCTATCCACCAGCAGCAACAACTCCACCGACGGCCTGCGTGATAACGTGCCCTGCCTCAA GGTGAGGAACACTCCGCTCAAGCAGTCACCAGGCTACCAGGTGGAACTGGTCATTCAGCTGGTGTGGGTCAGTGGGGAGCCGCCACAGCAGATCACCAGCCTGGCTGTCAACTCTGCCTATGGCCT AGTGGTTTTTGGTAATGGGAACGGCCTGGTGGTGGTGGATTATCTTCAGAAGACTCTGCTGCTCAATGTGAGCACAGCAGAACTGTACGGCTCGTCTGATCCCCACCAGAGACAGCCACGCTCACCCCGCAAAGCCAGACAGCCCTCTGGAG ACAATCTACATAGGAAGTCTTGCATGTCCGGCCTCTCTAACTTTTATTCAGAATCTGTGAAAAAACTGCGCTCTTCTTATCTCA GTCTCTGTGATGGCCACGATGGTTCTACTGCCTTAGAAGATCGGTGCAAATCTCCTACATCAG GCTGCATAAGCTCTGACTCCCCCTGCCATTCTGATGATGACAGCAAACAAAATTTCTTTGAAAAGG TGAAGTTGAAAAGCAGACTGTTATCAAAGAGTGTTGCCAATGACTTTG ctaagATGTCATGGAAATTTAGCTTGGCTGCTGATCAGAAACAAGATG ATGCCAAGGACAACTCCTTTAGCCGCTCACGCAGCTCCAGCATGACCAGTATTGACAAAGAGTCACGCGAGGTCATCTCTTCTTTGCATTTTTGCGACTCCCTGTCCAGGAAGAGTGATGTGGCAGCATCCCCCAGCCTTTGGGTGGGCACCTCTGTGGGCACTATGCTGGCTATCACCTTCAATGTGCCCTCCACCCCTGAGCAGAGGCTGCAACAGACAGTAGGCGTCTCCTTCTCTG GCTCAGTAATTCGGTTGAAAGGAGGCATTTTGCACATGGCATTAATGGACTCAAGTGGCTCTCTACAGCCTCCTGCCTCTGAGTGCTGGTATGACCTCAACGCCCCTGAGGAGGAGAGGGAAAAGACGCGGCGGCGCCGGCCTGCCTCACCCCCTTCTTCTATGGAGAACCAAGACACCCACTATGTTGTGGTCTGTTCTGAGAAACAGGCCAAAGTAGTGGCCCTGCCCTCACAGAACTGTGTCTTtgaacacaacatcactgagaCCTCTTACGTGCTGAGGGCCGACGTTGTGGTCATGCCTGCTGGAATCTGCATCGCCTGCTTCTGTGCCAACGGGCACATCATGACTCTGAG TTTGCCCAGTCTGCGGCCGCTACTAGATGTGAACTATTTGCCTCTGACGGACATGCGGATAGCCCGAACGTTCTGCTTCTCCAACCAGGGCCAGGCTCTGTATCTCACCTCCCCTACAGAGATCCAGAGAATCACCTACAGTCAGGAAACCTGCGACAACTTACAG GAAATGCTGGGAGAGCTGTTCACTCCAGTTGAGACACCAGAGGCTCCTAACAAAGGCTTTTTTAAAGGTCTTTTTGGAGGTGGGGCCCAATCGCTGGATAGAGAGGATCTTT TTGGAGAATTGTCAGCAGGGAAGGCATCACGCAGCCTTGCCCAGCACATTCCAGGACCAGGTAGCATGGAGGGAATGAAGGGGGCAGCATCGGGAGTGGTGGGTGAGCTGGCACGGGCCCGGATAGCGCTAGATGAGAGAGGACAGAAGCTCGGTGAGCTGGAGGAGAGGACGGCAGCCATGATGGCCAGCGCAGACTCCTTTTCCAAGCATGCACACGAT GTGATGTTGAAGTACAAGGATAAAAAGTGGTATCAGCTCTGA
- the stxbp5b gene encoding syntaxin-binding protein 5 isoform X4 yields MKKFNIRKVLDGLTAVSSSSSSSSASTQPVNKENDVIQETLQSEHFQLCKTVRHGFPYQPSAMAFDPVQKILAIGTQTGALRLFGRAGVECYCQHESGSAVIQLQFLINEGALVSGLADDSIHLWNLRQKIPAILHSLKFTRERITFCHLPFQSKWLYIGTERGNIHIVNVESFTLSGYVIMWNKAIELSSKTHPGPVVHISDNPMDEGKLLIGFECGIVVLWDLKSKKADYRYSYDEAIHSVAWHHEGKQFVCSHSDGTLTTWNIRSPAKPAQIITPHGKQPKDGKKPEPCKPILKVEYKTTRAGDPFMILSGGLSYDTVGRRACLTVMHGKSTAVLEMDYPIVDFLTLCETPYPNDYQEPYAVVALLEKDLVVIDLTQTGYPIFENPYPLTIHESPVTCCEYFADCPDELIPALYSVGSRQKRQGYSKKEWPISGGNWGQGTQSYPEIIITGHADGSVKFWDASALMLQVLYKLKTAKVFEKARNKEEKPSTDIVDEDPFAIQSLSWCPESRMLCVAGVSAHVIVYRFSKQEVTTEEVQLLEVRMQCELNDVDSPDGGGDHASAVSTPGTSSSPQSSVPQTHLSTSSNNSTDGLRDNVPCLKVRNTPLKQSPGYQVELVIQLVWVSGEPPQQITSLAVNSAYGLVVFGNGNGLVVVDYLQKTLLLNVSTAELYGSSDPHQRQPRSPRKARQPSGGLCDGHDGSTALEDRCKSPTSAKMSWKFSLAADQKQDGTIQRQCSLPNKKRVCNEMEDVSRRHLSIRRTHSVPDSNAKDNSFSRSRSSSMTSIDKESREVISSLHFCDSLSRKSDVAASPSLWVGTSVGTMLAITFNVPSTPEQRLQQTVGVSFSGSVIRLKGGILHMALMDSSGSLQPPASECWYDLNAPEEEREKTRRRRPASPPSSMENQDTHYVVVCSEKQAKVVALPSQNCVFEHNITETSYVLRADVVVMPAGICIACFCANGHIMTLSLPSLRPLLDVNYLPLTDMRIARTFCFSNQGQALYLTSPTEIQRITYSQETCDNLQEMLGELFTPVETPEAPNKGFFKGLFGGGAQSLDREDLFGELSAGKASRSLAQHIPGPGSMEGMKGAASGVVGELARARIALDERGQKLGELEERTAAMMASADSFSKHAHDVMLKYKDKKWYQL; encoded by the exons CTTTGGCCGTGCCGGTGTAGAATGTTACTGCCAGCATGAGAGCGGCTCGGCTGTCATCCAGCTGCAGTTTCTCATCAATGAG GGGGCGCTGGTGAGTGGTTTGGCTGATGACAGCATTCATTTATGGAATCTGAGGCAAAAAATCCCAGCTATTCTCCACTCCCTTAAATTCACCAGGGAGAG GATCACGTTTTGCCATCTGCCCTTCCAGAGTAAATGGCTTTACATCGGAACAGAAAGAGGGAACATTCATATTGTCAATGTGGAGTCCTTCACCCTCTCAGGCTATGTCATCATGTGGAACAAAGCCATtgaact CTCTTCGAAAACACACCCTGGTCCTGTGGTACATATCAGTGATAATCCTATGGATGAGGGAAAG CTTTTGATTGGTTTTGAGTGTGGTATTGTTGTGCTGTGGGACTTGAAATCAAAGAAAGCTGACTACCGCTACAGCTATGATGAG GCGATCCACTCAGTGGCCTGGCACCATGAGGGGAAAcagtttgtgtgcagtcatTCAGATGGTACACTTACCACATGGAATATACGCTCTCCTGCCAAACCGGCACAGATCATTACACCACATG GCAAGCAGCCTAAGGATGGAAAAAAGCCAGAGCCATGCAAACCCATTCTGAAAGTTGAATACAAAACAACTAGAGCTGG GGATCCTTTTATGATACTGTCTGGAGGTCTTTCATATGATACAGTTGGACGCAGGGCCTGCTTGACTGTAATGCATGGAAAAAGCACTGCTGTACTGGAGATGGACTATCCCATTGTGGATTTCCTAACTCTGTGTGAAACTCCCTATCCGAATG ATTATCAAGAGCCTTATGCTGTAGTGGCCCTGCTGGAGAAGGATCTAGTAGTTATTGACCTCACACAAACTGG GTACCCCATCTTTGAAAACCCATATCCTCTGACCATCCACGAGTCTCCAGTGACCTGCTGTGAATACTTTGCTGACTGTCCTGATGAACTAATCCCTGCACTTTACTCTGTGGGATCCAGGCAAAAGAGACAGGGCTACAGCAAAAAG GAATGGCCTATAAGTGGTGGTAATTGGGGCCAGGGCACACAAAGCTATCCAGAGATCATTATCACAGG ACACGCTGATGGATCAGTCAAATTTTGGGATGCCTCTGCAT TAATGCTACAGGTGTTGTACAAGCTAAAAACAGCCAAGGTGTTTGAAAAAGCTCGTAACAAGGAGGAGAAGCCCAGCACAGACATAGTGGATGAAGACCCTTTTGCCATCCAGAGTCTGTCCTGGTGCCCAGAGAGCCGCATGCTGTGTGTGGCTGGAGTCTCTGCTCACGTCATTGTTTACCGGTTcagcaaacaggaagtaaccACAGAGGAGGTTCAG CTGTTGGAGGTACGGATGCAGTGTGAGCTGAATGACGTAGACTCTCCGGATGGTGGAGGGGACCATGCATCAGCTGTATCTACACCCGGGACTTCATCCAGCCCTCAGTCCAGCGTACCCCAAACACACCTATCCACCAGCAGCAACAACTCCACCGACGGCCTGCGTGATAACGTGCCCTGCCTCAA GGTGAGGAACACTCCGCTCAAGCAGTCACCAGGCTACCAGGTGGAACTGGTCATTCAGCTGGTGTGGGTCAGTGGGGAGCCGCCACAGCAGATCACCAGCCTGGCTGTCAACTCTGCCTATGGCCT AGTGGTTTTTGGTAATGGGAACGGCCTGGTGGTGGTGGATTATCTTCAGAAGACTCTGCTGCTCAATGTGAGCACAGCAGAACTGTACGGCTCGTCTGATCCCCACCAGAGACAGCCACGCTCACCCCGCAAAGCCAGACAGCCCTCTGGAG GTCTCTGTGATGGCCACGATGGTTCTACTGCCTTAGAAGATCGGTGCAAATCTCCTACATCAG ctaagATGTCATGGAAATTTAGCTTGGCTGCTGATCAGAAACAAGATG GGACTATACAGCGGCAGTGCTCTCTCCCTAATAAGAAACGTGTGTGTAATGAAATGGAGGACGTGTCCAGAAGACATCTATCTATTCGCAGGACCCACTCTGTGCCTGATTCCA ATGCCAAGGACAACTCCTTTAGCCGCTCACGCAGCTCCAGCATGACCAGTATTGACAAAGAGTCACGCGAGGTCATCTCTTCTTTGCATTTTTGCGACTCCCTGTCCAGGAAGAGTGATGTGGCAGCATCCCCCAGCCTTTGGGTGGGCACCTCTGTGGGCACTATGCTGGCTATCACCTTCAATGTGCCCTCCACCCCTGAGCAGAGGCTGCAACAGACAGTAGGCGTCTCCTTCTCTG GCTCAGTAATTCGGTTGAAAGGAGGCATTTTGCACATGGCATTAATGGACTCAAGTGGCTCTCTACAGCCTCCTGCCTCTGAGTGCTGGTATGACCTCAACGCCCCTGAGGAGGAGAGGGAAAAGACGCGGCGGCGCCGGCCTGCCTCACCCCCTTCTTCTATGGAGAACCAAGACACCCACTATGTTGTGGTCTGTTCTGAGAAACAGGCCAAAGTAGTGGCCCTGCCCTCACAGAACTGTGTCTTtgaacacaacatcactgagaCCTCTTACGTGCTGAGGGCCGACGTTGTGGTCATGCCTGCTGGAATCTGCATCGCCTGCTTCTGTGCCAACGGGCACATCATGACTCTGAG TTTGCCCAGTCTGCGGCCGCTACTAGATGTGAACTATTTGCCTCTGACGGACATGCGGATAGCCCGAACGTTCTGCTTCTCCAACCAGGGCCAGGCTCTGTATCTCACCTCCCCTACAGAGATCCAGAGAATCACCTACAGTCAGGAAACCTGCGACAACTTACAG GAAATGCTGGGAGAGCTGTTCACTCCAGTTGAGACACCAGAGGCTCCTAACAAAGGCTTTTTTAAAGGTCTTTTTGGAGGTGGGGCCCAATCGCTGGATAGAGAGGATCTTT TTGGAGAATTGTCAGCAGGGAAGGCATCACGCAGCCTTGCCCAGCACATTCCAGGACCAGGTAGCATGGAGGGAATGAAGGGGGCAGCATCGGGAGTGGTGGGTGAGCTGGCACGGGCCCGGATAGCGCTAGATGAGAGAGGACAGAAGCTCGGTGAGCTGGAGGAGAGGACGGCAGCCATGATGGCCAGCGCAGACTCCTTTTCCAAGCATGCACACGAT GTGATGTTGAAGTACAAGGATAAAAAGTGGTATCAGCTCTGA
- the stxbp5b gene encoding syntaxin-binding protein 5 isoform X1 has protein sequence MKKFNIRKVLDGLTAVSSSSSSSSASTQPVNKENDVIQETLQSEHFQLCKTVRHGFPYQPSAMAFDPVQKILAIGTQTGALRLFGRAGVECYCQHESGSAVIQLQFLINEGALVSGLADDSIHLWNLRQKIPAILHSLKFTRERITFCHLPFQSKWLYIGTERGNIHIVNVESFTLSGYVIMWNKAIELSSKTHPGPVVHISDNPMDEGKLLIGFECGIVVLWDLKSKKADYRYSYDEAIHSVAWHHEGKQFVCSHSDGTLTTWNIRSPAKPAQIITPHGKQPKDGKKPEPCKPILKVEYKTTRAGDPFMILSGGLSYDTVGRRACLTVMHGKSTAVLEMDYPIVDFLTLCETPYPNDYQEPYAVVALLEKDLVVIDLTQTGYPIFENPYPLTIHESPVTCCEYFADCPDELIPALYSVGSRQKRQGYSKKEWPISGGNWGQGTQSYPEIIITGHADGSVKFWDASALMLQVLYKLKTAKVFEKARNKEEKPSTDIVDEDPFAIQSLSWCPESRMLCVAGVSAHVIVYRFSKQEVTTEEVQLLEVRMQCELNDVDSPDGGGDHASAVSTPGTSSSPQSSVPQTHLSTSSNNSTDGLRDNVPCLKVRNTPLKQSPGYQVELVIQLVWVSGEPPQQITSLAVNSAYGLVVFGNGNGLVVVDYLQKTLLLNVSTAELYGSSDPHQRQPRSPRKARQPSGGLCDGHDGSTALEDRCKSPTSGCISSDSPCHSDDDSKQNFFEKVKLKSRLLSKSVANDFAKMSWKFSLAADQKQDGTIQRQCSLPNKKRVCNEMEDVSRRHLSIRRTHSVPDSNAKDNSFSRSRSSSMTSIDKESREVISSLHFCDSLSRKSDVAASPSLWVGTSVGTMLAITFNVPSTPEQRLQQTVGVSFSGSVIRLKGGILHMALMDSSGSLQPPASECWYDLNAPEEEREKTRRRRPASPPSSMENQDTHYVVVCSEKQAKVVALPSQNCVFEHNITETSYVLRADVVVMPAGICIACFCANGHIMTLSLPSLRPLLDVNYLPLTDMRIARTFCFSNQGQALYLTSPTEIQRITYSQETCDNLQEMLGELFTPVETPEAPNKGFFKGLFGGGAQSLDREDLFGELSAGKASRSLAQHIPGPGSMEGMKGAASGVVGELARARIALDERGQKLGELEERTAAMMASADSFSKHAHDVMLKYKDKKWYQL, from the exons CTTTGGCCGTGCCGGTGTAGAATGTTACTGCCAGCATGAGAGCGGCTCGGCTGTCATCCAGCTGCAGTTTCTCATCAATGAG GGGGCGCTGGTGAGTGGTTTGGCTGATGACAGCATTCATTTATGGAATCTGAGGCAAAAAATCCCAGCTATTCTCCACTCCCTTAAATTCACCAGGGAGAG GATCACGTTTTGCCATCTGCCCTTCCAGAGTAAATGGCTTTACATCGGAACAGAAAGAGGGAACATTCATATTGTCAATGTGGAGTCCTTCACCCTCTCAGGCTATGTCATCATGTGGAACAAAGCCATtgaact CTCTTCGAAAACACACCCTGGTCCTGTGGTACATATCAGTGATAATCCTATGGATGAGGGAAAG CTTTTGATTGGTTTTGAGTGTGGTATTGTTGTGCTGTGGGACTTGAAATCAAAGAAAGCTGACTACCGCTACAGCTATGATGAG GCGATCCACTCAGTGGCCTGGCACCATGAGGGGAAAcagtttgtgtgcagtcatTCAGATGGTACACTTACCACATGGAATATACGCTCTCCTGCCAAACCGGCACAGATCATTACACCACATG GCAAGCAGCCTAAGGATGGAAAAAAGCCAGAGCCATGCAAACCCATTCTGAAAGTTGAATACAAAACAACTAGAGCTGG GGATCCTTTTATGATACTGTCTGGAGGTCTTTCATATGATACAGTTGGACGCAGGGCCTGCTTGACTGTAATGCATGGAAAAAGCACTGCTGTACTGGAGATGGACTATCCCATTGTGGATTTCCTAACTCTGTGTGAAACTCCCTATCCGAATG ATTATCAAGAGCCTTATGCTGTAGTGGCCCTGCTGGAGAAGGATCTAGTAGTTATTGACCTCACACAAACTGG GTACCCCATCTTTGAAAACCCATATCCTCTGACCATCCACGAGTCTCCAGTGACCTGCTGTGAATACTTTGCTGACTGTCCTGATGAACTAATCCCTGCACTTTACTCTGTGGGATCCAGGCAAAAGAGACAGGGCTACAGCAAAAAG GAATGGCCTATAAGTGGTGGTAATTGGGGCCAGGGCACACAAAGCTATCCAGAGATCATTATCACAGG ACACGCTGATGGATCAGTCAAATTTTGGGATGCCTCTGCAT TAATGCTACAGGTGTTGTACAAGCTAAAAACAGCCAAGGTGTTTGAAAAAGCTCGTAACAAGGAGGAGAAGCCCAGCACAGACATAGTGGATGAAGACCCTTTTGCCATCCAGAGTCTGTCCTGGTGCCCAGAGAGCCGCATGCTGTGTGTGGCTGGAGTCTCTGCTCACGTCATTGTTTACCGGTTcagcaaacaggaagtaaccACAGAGGAGGTTCAG CTGTTGGAGGTACGGATGCAGTGTGAGCTGAATGACGTAGACTCTCCGGATGGTGGAGGGGACCATGCATCAGCTGTATCTACACCCGGGACTTCATCCAGCCCTCAGTCCAGCGTACCCCAAACACACCTATCCACCAGCAGCAACAACTCCACCGACGGCCTGCGTGATAACGTGCCCTGCCTCAA GGTGAGGAACACTCCGCTCAAGCAGTCACCAGGCTACCAGGTGGAACTGGTCATTCAGCTGGTGTGGGTCAGTGGGGAGCCGCCACAGCAGATCACCAGCCTGGCTGTCAACTCTGCCTATGGCCT AGTGGTTTTTGGTAATGGGAACGGCCTGGTGGTGGTGGATTATCTTCAGAAGACTCTGCTGCTCAATGTGAGCACAGCAGAACTGTACGGCTCGTCTGATCCCCACCAGAGACAGCCACGCTCACCCCGCAAAGCCAGACAGCCCTCTGGAG GTCTCTGTGATGGCCACGATGGTTCTACTGCCTTAGAAGATCGGTGCAAATCTCCTACATCAG GCTGCATAAGCTCTGACTCCCCCTGCCATTCTGATGATGACAGCAAACAAAATTTCTTTGAAAAGG TGAAGTTGAAAAGCAGACTGTTATCAAAGAGTGTTGCCAATGACTTTG ctaagATGTCATGGAAATTTAGCTTGGCTGCTGATCAGAAACAAGATG GGACTATACAGCGGCAGTGCTCTCTCCCTAATAAGAAACGTGTGTGTAATGAAATGGAGGACGTGTCCAGAAGACATCTATCTATTCGCAGGACCCACTCTGTGCCTGATTCCA ATGCCAAGGACAACTCCTTTAGCCGCTCACGCAGCTCCAGCATGACCAGTATTGACAAAGAGTCACGCGAGGTCATCTCTTCTTTGCATTTTTGCGACTCCCTGTCCAGGAAGAGTGATGTGGCAGCATCCCCCAGCCTTTGGGTGGGCACCTCTGTGGGCACTATGCTGGCTATCACCTTCAATGTGCCCTCCACCCCTGAGCAGAGGCTGCAACAGACAGTAGGCGTCTCCTTCTCTG GCTCAGTAATTCGGTTGAAAGGAGGCATTTTGCACATGGCATTAATGGACTCAAGTGGCTCTCTACAGCCTCCTGCCTCTGAGTGCTGGTATGACCTCAACGCCCCTGAGGAGGAGAGGGAAAAGACGCGGCGGCGCCGGCCTGCCTCACCCCCTTCTTCTATGGAGAACCAAGACACCCACTATGTTGTGGTCTGTTCTGAGAAACAGGCCAAAGTAGTGGCCCTGCCCTCACAGAACTGTGTCTTtgaacacaacatcactgagaCCTCTTACGTGCTGAGGGCCGACGTTGTGGTCATGCCTGCTGGAATCTGCATCGCCTGCTTCTGTGCCAACGGGCACATCATGACTCTGAG TTTGCCCAGTCTGCGGCCGCTACTAGATGTGAACTATTTGCCTCTGACGGACATGCGGATAGCCCGAACGTTCTGCTTCTCCAACCAGGGCCAGGCTCTGTATCTCACCTCCCCTACAGAGATCCAGAGAATCACCTACAGTCAGGAAACCTGCGACAACTTACAG GAAATGCTGGGAGAGCTGTTCACTCCAGTTGAGACACCAGAGGCTCCTAACAAAGGCTTTTTTAAAGGTCTTTTTGGAGGTGGGGCCCAATCGCTGGATAGAGAGGATCTTT TTGGAGAATTGTCAGCAGGGAAGGCATCACGCAGCCTTGCCCAGCACATTCCAGGACCAGGTAGCATGGAGGGAATGAAGGGGGCAGCATCGGGAGTGGTGGGTGAGCTGGCACGGGCCCGGATAGCGCTAGATGAGAGAGGACAGAAGCTCGGTGAGCTGGAGGAGAGGACGGCAGCCATGATGGCCAGCGCAGACTCCTTTTCCAAGCATGCACACGAT GTGATGTTGAAGTACAAGGATAAAAAGTGGTATCAGCTCTGA